The following are from one region of the Leishmania braziliensis MHOM/BR/75/M2904 complete genome, chromosome 21 genome:
- a CDS encoding histone H2A, with product MATPRSAKKASRKSGSRSTKAGLIFPVGRVGSLLRRGQYARRIGASGAVYMAAVVEYLTAELLELSVKAAAQSPKKPHRLTPRIMMTAVRHDEDLNSLLKHVTLSRSGVVPSLHKAITKKKGGKKSKATPSA from the coding sequence AGAAGGCCTCCCGCAAGAGTGGCTCCAGGTCCACCAAGGCTGGCTTGATCTTCCCTGTGGGCCGCGTCGGCTCGCTCTTGCGCCGTGGACAGTATGCTCGCCGCATCGGTGCCTCTGGCGCCGTGTACATGGCCGCCGTGGTGGAGTACCTGactgcggagctgctggagctgtcCGTgaaggctgctgcgcagAGCCCGAAGAAGCCGCACCGCCTGACCCCTCGCATCATGATGACGGCCGTGCGCCACGACGAGGACCTTAActcgctgctgaagcacgTGACCctgtcgcgcagcggcgttgtGCCGAGCCTCCACAAGGCGATcacgaagaagaagggcggcAAGAAGAGCAAGGCGACGCCGAGCGCGTAA